One part of the Palaemon carinicauda isolate YSFRI2023 chromosome 23, ASM3689809v2, whole genome shotgun sequence genome encodes these proteins:
- the LOC137617650 gene encoding coiled-coil domain-containing protein 8 homolog, translating to MQLHHLTLGQREQSSIYKILGDRRSKSPKAPDHKRPKAQHDESSKAQHDKSPKARSHKSAKAQHESPKARSHKRAKAQHDESPKDQCDESREALSHENLEVLHNLSMEAQGHRRPKAQRNESPEAQCNKSLKSQYRESQKARRDESPRAQGHKSPKAQGLKSLEAQCHENPKVQRDESLKAQTGVSLPQGRGEHALGDEASGTPPDKPPEGERVAGSSEEGLCSVTS from the coding sequence ATGCAGCTCCATCACTTGACGCTAGGGCAAAGAGAGCAGTCGTCCATCTACAAGATCCTGGGTGATCGTCGTagcaagagcccgaaggctccagATCACAAGAGACCAAAGGCTCAACACGATGAGAGCTCGAAAGCTCAACATGATAAGAGCCCGAAGGCCCGAAGTCACAAGAGCGCAAAAGCTCAACATGAGAGCCCGAAGGCCCGAAGTCACAAGAGGGCAAAggctcaacatgacgagagcccgaaggatcAGTGCGACGAGAGCCGGGAGGCTCTGAGTCATGAAAACCTGGAGGTTCTGCATAATTTGAGCATGGAGGCTCAGGGTCACAGGCGCCCAAAGGCTCAGCGCAACGAGAGCCCGGAGGCTCAGTGTAACAAAAGCCTAAAGTCCCAGTATCGAGAGAGCCAAAAGGCTCGAAGGGATGAGAGCCCAAGGGCTCAGGGTCACAAGAGTCCAAAGGCCCAGGGTCTCAAGAGTCTGGAGGCTCAGTGTCATGAGAACCCCAAGGTTCAACGAGACGAGAGCCTAAAGGCTCAAACAGGCGTCTCCTTACCACAGGGGAGGGGGGAGCATGCCTTGGGTGACGAAGCGTCAGGAACTCCACCCGACAAACCCCCTGAAGGGGAACGTGTAGCAGGTTCCTCTGAAGAGGGACTCTGCTCGGTCACAAGCTAG